The region TGGTTTATTTATGAATATGTTGGATGTGGAAATCTTGACAGGAAGCAACGCAGGAAAACGTGCTTTTTTGCctagaattaaaataaaaacatctGCAAGTGATGGATTgccttttgtccttagtagaAAGCAGTTTCCTGCGCGACTAAGTTTTGCAATTACAATAAATAAATCACAAGGACAAACCATTCCAAATGTTGGAATATATCTTCCACGACATGTTTTTAGTCATGAACAGTTATATGTGGCTTTATCTAGGGGTGTTTCACAGACTACAACAAGAGTTTTAACCAGGGAAGGAAAATTGAAAGGAGAAGATGGTGACTACACAAAAAATGTAGTCTACAAACAAATTCTTTTATCGCACCCGCATGTATTTATTAAGTACATTGAAAAAATTGCTCACACGTTGATTCCCATTTTGGTTACACGACATACCAAGCTTATATTGTATTATTTATATCATAGATAGATAATAACTAAATATAATTTTCTTTTGCTTTAATATACAGCCAAACTAGAACACGATGAAATCTTTCAATTATGTAAGGAGTTGAGACGAAAGAATGTTGAAACTTGCTTCGACATGAAAGTAAGTTATActtaataatttattttatgcttttatgTTAGATATAAATGGGGTGATAGTTATTCTCACTattcttatgcaataaattttaGATAACAGACTTTGAAGATAAATGGAACACATGGAAGGATGAACAAAGTATTTCATCCATCGGCAAACTCGACAATAAGGTGTATTTATCTTTTCCGTAATACGTATAAAAAAAATTCTTGCACTTTCATCACTCTTTCAGTAACATTTTTATCATCCTCATTGAAACATGTCAAACGTTTGAAAATTTACTCAATCGGTTGGAGCTCCACAGTGATAACAGATAAAACACAACTTTGGGAAATGGTGAAAAGAGAAATAATATCTCAAAGGATGGAGAGgtttttatttaattcatttaagaATATATTTACTCTAGATTATTTTTGAATGCATGAATTTAACTGCTATTTGTGGTTTATGTAAATAAAATCATATATATTTACTAAGTCCATTGTTTTCCTTATTTACCAGAAATCCAGGTAATTTAGAAACAAGTCATAATTGTTGTTCTACCAAATCTAGACTAAAACAAAGTATCTCCATTCTCCAGGTATTATTTGAGTCGCAATAAACCATATTATATTCAAACGAGTCAAGTGTTCTGAACGTATTTCTTTTATAATATGACATTTCgtcatgtatttgtagttttttaaatctcaagagCGCATTGATAAAGGGATGTACGAAGAATTGATTCGAATCTTTATAAGGTAAGCAAAAGCTATATTACACTATTTactattatttttactatttttttctctaaaaaaaattctaatttaAGAGTCTTACATTTTTTCTTTACTACGAAAAACAATTGCagggaaaaagaaaatacttcGAATAGAGATTTCATATTCGACATTCCTCTTAAAAAACGTCATTGATTACACAGTATCAATATTACTTTGCATGTTTcgatataattttgaatatctttatttaccattttcaaaatgtaataatattatttttaatgcgACCTACAGTAAAAACCTcataaaaagaaaacaaatatttATTTTCCTCTATGCTATGCGCATTAAAAAAAGCGGGCAGATGGGCACGAGAGTGCCCGTCTGAACGCTAGTCTAAATATAATACAAATAGAAAATGATTTTTgtgtaaataaataaataataataataataatacaaatAGAAGACATATTTGATGgtaaaaataaattaaaatctAACTAATTAGACAATATTCATAAACctcaaatataataaaaatagaaGACATATTTGATggtaaaaaaatatttaaaatctAACTAATTAAACATTATGCATTTAAGATGCAAATCGTTTACACTATTTTTATTGGAGGTTAATGTAAAACTAGCTAAGAACAAATATCACTGTAAAATTATTACATAGCATGTGAAGCAAGATTGGATTGGGATAGCATCACAGGGATTTTGTATTAAATCAaaattatttcattttaaaacTAATAATGTAAATTATTGGAGGGAAATTTACATTACTAATTAGTAATTACTACTACTAATTATTACAGTTACGAAAACAGCGAAATCAAAAAACGTAGCGCTTAAAAAACAAACCCATTTCGCGCCATTCTCACAATGTAAAAGGCGCGCTTCTTTTCACTTTTTATAAACTCACGTCACTTTCTTCGTGATTTTCACTTTCAGTTCTCTTTAAGATTTTCTAGTTTTGTTTTTCCCTTCGTTAAGTTATTTTCTGATATTTCTGTATATCCATGACGGAACGGTCTCGAAAAGAAGAGAAAGTTTTCAGAACAATGGAAAACGACAATGTCGTTTTTAGAAACGGAAATCCAGTTCTCGTCGCTCAGCCACTCACCGTTGTCCGCGCCCTAACCAGCAATGGCGGCGCTCGTGTTCTTGCCACGCCGCCTACTCTGAACCCTAACTCCGACGAGTTCGAAGCATGCAAAACCCCGATGATCAAGGTGAACGACGAGCCTCAAGAAGAAGATGTCAAACCTTCCGTGGAGCGGCGTTCAATGCTCCCGTTTGACGATTTTCTAAAGGCTACGAACACACAAGTTGTCACTGTTGACGAATCGATGAAATCAATGGAAGTTGAATCAACGATTCCAAAGAATACGGAGAGTGCCGATGTTGATGTGGTTTATGAGACTCAGGAATCGGTTAAGACTGGATTCGTAGATGAATCGCTGAAGTCAACGGAAGTTGAACTACCTATTCAAACTGAGGAAGAAGCTGTCAATGTCAATGTGATTTGTGAAACACAGGAATCCATCATCGCTGATCCGATTAATGAAGCAACGCGGATTCAATCAAATGAAGAAGCTTCCAAGGAGAAGGAAGTAGATATTAATGATTTGGAGGTGTTGAAGGTAGTGAAAGGGAAAGAAGCCGCTGTTAATGACGAAGTTAATGTTTTGAAGGTGGTGAAGAAAGATGCAGTGGAAGAGAAGAAGATTCCGAATCTTGAGGATGGTGAGTTTCCTGTTGAACCTGGGTGGTCATTGCTTGGAAGGAAGATTGAGGTTGCTACTTCCACAGCTAGAGGACTAAGGAGATTGGTGGATAATGAGATTGTTTATTTCAATTTCCCTGACCCAAATACCTCTTACAAGTTCCAATGGATTGTTCGCGTCTCAACAAAACGTTCCGGAGTGGTAATAATAATATCAATTGATTGCAAGGCTTACTATTTGAAATATTTTATTGTGTGTAATTTCCCTGTATTGTTTTGTTATTAAAATGCAATGTTGCTTGATTTGATGCTTTTGTGAGAAGGAATCAAATGTCATATATTTTGGTTATGTTGTTGTATTTAACACTTTAGGTTGGGAGGCTGCCAATGGAATGGGCAAAATCTGTCATGCCTCTTGTGCAATCTGGAAATGTTAGGGTTCGAGGCCGATGCATTGCCACACCATATAAATTGGAAATGATGCAAGAAATAATGTTGTTAGTGAGGTATGGGTAACTTCTTGTTTCCTTATGTTAGTTTAGTTTAGTTTAAATGATGTTGATGAAAGCTTTCCCTTTTAATTAGTTTTGTGCTTGTAACTTGGCTATTTCatttgaatatgatgttgagtttATTGGTGGATGAACCCATTGGTTTGATTTATGGACAGTTTTTATGTTCATCAATCTGTATTCTTGGAGTCTGTTGATACCTCTTGGAGGCTAGAGGCCTGTGGCCACATTAACTCTGCTGCTTACCCCCTCCTTACACTGTTAAACATGCTAGAGATTGAGCCATATAGGAAGGTATTGAATCActattttttgtttgtttgtttgttagtGTTGCATTTGTAATGCGCTTTTGTTATTTTTAACTAGGCTGATTTCACCCCAGAGGAAATGAAGGCTCGGAAGCGGATTCTTAAAGTATGTTCAACTATTTTCATTCTTTCCCCACTTTTATAGAGCTTTCATGATATTATAGTTTAAATTGAATTgaatgttgtttttgttgtgaGTGCATGCTAGATGCCTAAATTTTCTGTTTATATTACTAGCTTGATTCAGACGAAGCTTCAGTTTTGCCTGTTAATAAGCGAAGAAAAGGCATCAGTGAGCCACTTCCTGAGCCAAATAAGAACGAACAAGCTCTTTCAGAGTCAGCTTTGAATAAACTTGTTGGAGCTGCTGAAGTCTTTGACTTAGAGGTGTATAAATTGTGTTCCAATTTCAATTGATAGTCTTCAACTTCTCTCTCTTGTGTGTCTGTGGCCAACCCATTTATGTCTTATGTATCTTTAGGAGAAGAAAGCACCAACAACCCTGATGTGTAGTCTAAAGCCTTACCAGAGTCAAGCTCTGTATTGGATGACAGAAATTGAGAACGGAGCTgatgatgaaaatgctgatagaAATCTACATCCTTGCTGGTCAGCCTACAATATATGCAATGGGTAAGTACTAATAGTACATGATTCCTCAAACGAAACGTAGCTTTTACCTCAATATCAGTATACATTTTAACCTGACATACTTTTAATCAGAAGCACAATTTATGTGAACATATTTACCGGGGAGGCGGCAAAGAAATTTCCACAAGCAACACAGAGAGCAAGAGGAGGAGTGAGTTTGTTTGAAGCCATCAATTTTGAAATACCACATGCAACATGCACTTTGAACTGTTTGTCTTATTGCAGTTGTGTTTGTTTATTGTAGATTCTGGCGGATGCAATGGGACTTGGAAAGACTGTTATGACAATTGCTTTGATTCTAAGTAATCCAGGCAGGGTGAAGTCAGAAGACAGTAATGCAGAGAGCCTATATGACAACATTTTCTCAACTAAGAGGAGGAATATTAACAATGTAGAGGGTGGCACTCTGATTGTTTGTCCCATGGCATTATTGGGTCAGTGGAAGGTGAGAATCCTCTCTAATTAAGCCAATTAAAAAAGCATGGTTGTTCTTTTATATTTAAGCCAATTAAAAAAGCATGGTTGTTCTTTTATATATATCTCAATATTTATGTGAAAGGCAATTTACAATGGTTTACAATATCCAGGACGAGCTTGAAACACATTCAAAATCAGGCAGCATATCCATATTTGTTCATTATGGTGGGGGTAGAACTGATAATGTTGATTTGTTGTTAGAGTACGATGTTGTCTTGACAACATATGGTGTCCTATCAGCTTCATATAAAAGTGTAAGGAAATGTTTCtttgtattttattttcatcaATTTAAATAGTGTACCTCCTCATTTTGGATTCCCTGATTCTTTGAAACCAGGATGGAGAGAATAGCATCTACCACAGGGTCCAATGGTTCAGAGTGGTACTAGACGAAGCTCACCATATTAAAGCCCATAAAAGTCAGGTTGCCCAGGCTACTATTGCCCTGTCCTCACACTGCCGCTGGTGTCTAACTGGAACACCGCTTCAGGTTAATTATTGAGAAACATTATGTGTAATTTATAGAATTGCTAGTAGAAAAGTACTCCTCCCATATAATGAGCTCATAGTTATTAAGCAAAAGAGTGTGTTGTCAAGAATCTCTTTCTGAAATTATGATGTTCTCTGTTCCAGAATAGTTTGGAGGATCTATTCAGTCTCTTGTCTTTCCTGCGCGTTGAACCTTGGTGCAGCTGGCAGTGGTATGTCAAATATTAGGCTATCTTGTAGCTAGTGTAAATTGATCAATGTTTTGGAATAAAAATCATTTGAAGACTACTATTTTTCATTTGTTAATCTGCTTTGTAATATAGGTGGACTAAGTTGATTCAAAAGCCCTATGAGCAGGGTGATCAAAGAGCCCTGAAATTGGTCAAGGGAATTTTGAGGACCTTGATGTTAAGAAGAACCAAGGAAACAAAGGATAAAGAAGGAAGGTAGTCATTCTTACTTCATGTGAATTGTCTCTTTCAATATGCATTAGTGAATTTCTTAATTTATAATGATAGATATCAATTATGCTTATGTTTTTTCAGGCCTATACTTGTCTTGCCACCAACTGATATTCAATTGATTGAGTGTGAACAGTCAGAATCTGAACGGGACTTCTATGATGCTCTCTTCCTGAGATCTAAAGTAAGTTGTCCATAGCTTGCTGCTATCTGTAAATCTTTGAACAGAAACTTGTTTCACAATTGTCATCTTTTCATAAAGTGGTAGTTTTGGAAACTGTAATTTCCCTCTAATGTTGCTTTTACTAGAAACTTGTGCTACCCTCAATTGCTGGGTTTCAGGAGTTAACTATTTGTGTTTGAGTGTAAACTGTTTCATTCAATTCAAACAGGTCCAATTTGAGCAATATATTGCACAAGGGAAGGTTCTTAACCACTATGCAAATATCCTTGACCTACTAATGCAGTTAAGACGTTGCTgcaaccatccatttttggtcATGAGGTGGGTGTGGCAGACAAATTAAATTGTTCTTCCCATTCCTAATTCCTCTATTAATAATAAAAAGATTTGCAATG is a window of Lathyrus oleraceus cultivar Zhongwan6 chromosome 6, CAAS_Psat_ZW6_1.0, whole genome shotgun sequence DNA encoding:
- the LOC127096754 gene encoding DNA repair protein RAD5B isoform X2 — protein: MTERSRKEEKVFRTMENDNVVFRNGNPVLVAQPLTVVRALTSNGGARVLATPPTLNPNSDEFEACKTPMIKVNDEPQEEDVKPSVERRSMLPFDDFLKATNTQVVTVDESMKSMEVESTIPKNTESADVDVVYETQESVKTGFVDESLKSTEVELPIQTEEEAVNVNVICETQESIIADPINEATRIQSNEEASKEKEVDINDLEVLKVVKGKEAAVNDEVNVLKVVKKDAVEEKKIPNLEDGEFPVEPGWSLLGRKIEVATSTARGLRRLVDNEIVYFNFPDPNTSYKFQWIVRVSTKRSGVVGRLPMEWAKSVMPLVQSGNVRVRGRCIATPYKLEMMQEIMLLVSFYVHQSVFLESVDTSWRLEACGHINSAAYPLLTLLNMLEIEPYRKADFTPEEMKARKRILKLDSDEASVLPVNKRRKGISEPLPEPNKNEQALSESALNKLVGAAEVFDLEEKKAPTTLMCSLKPYQSQALYWMTEIENGADDENADRNLHPCWSAYNICNGTIYVNIFTGEAAKKFPQATQRARGGILADAMGLGKTVMTIALILSNPGRVKSEDSNAESLYDNIFSTKRRNINNVEGGTLIVCPMALLGQWKDELETHSKSGSISIFVHYGGGRTDNVDLLLEYDVVLTTYGVLSASYKSDGENSIYHRVQWFRVVLDEAHHIKAHKSQVAQATIALSSHCRWCLTGTPLQNSLEDLFSLLSFLRVEPWCSWQWWTKLIQKPYEQGDQRALKLVKGILRTLMLRRTKETKDKEGRPILVLPPTDIQLIECEQSESERDFYDALFLRSKVQFEQYIAQGKVLNHYANILDLLMQLRRCCNHPFLVMSGSDPAKYADLSRLARKFLNSHTESSDMCCESDTHQNAKLNKLASRFLQNSISSSHSIQSHGYIDEVLGHIQKGETVECSICLESPEDPVFTPCAHQFCRECLFNCWGTSMGGKCPICRQSLKKNDLIVLPSESPFKVDTENNLTESSKVSRLFDFLEHIQKYSDEKSIVFSQWTSFFDLLENPLRRRGIGFLRFDGKLTQKQREKVLKEFNNTKEKRVLLMSLKAGGVGLNLTAASNVFLMDPWWNPAVEEQAIMRIHRIGQKRRVTVRRFIVKNTVEDRLQQVQAKKQKMISGALTDDEVRTSRIQDLKMLFS
- the LOC127096754 gene encoding DNA repair protein RAD5B isoform X1 is translated as MTERSRKEEKVFRTMENDNVVFRNGNPVLVAQPLTVVRALTSNGGARVLATPPTLNPNSDEFEACKTPMIKVNDEPQEEDVKPSVERRSMLPFDDFLKATNTQVVTVDESMKSMEVESTIPKNTESADVDVVYETQESVKTGFVDESLKSTEVELPIQTEEEAVNVNVICETQESIIADPINEATRIQSNEEASKEKEVDINDLEVLKVVKGKEAAVNDEVNVLKVVKKDAVEEKKIPNLEDGEFPVEPGWSLLGRKIEVATSTARGLRRLVDNEIVYFNFPDPNTSYKFQWIVRVSTKRSGVVGRLPMEWAKSVMPLVQSGNVRVRGRCIATPYKLEMMQEIMLLVSFYVHQSVFLESVDTSWRLEACGHINSAAYPLLTLLNMLEIEPYRKADFTPEEMKARKRILKLDSDEASVLPVNKRRKGISEPLPEPNKNEQALSESALNKLVGAAEVFDLEEKKAPTTLMCSLKPYQSQALYWMTEIENGADDENADRNLHPCWSAYNICNGSTIYVNIFTGEAAKKFPQATQRARGGILADAMGLGKTVMTIALILSNPGRVKSEDSNAESLYDNIFSTKRRNINNVEGGTLIVCPMALLGQWKDELETHSKSGSISIFVHYGGGRTDNVDLLLEYDVVLTTYGVLSASYKSDGENSIYHRVQWFRVVLDEAHHIKAHKSQVAQATIALSSHCRWCLTGTPLQNSLEDLFSLLSFLRVEPWCSWQWWTKLIQKPYEQGDQRALKLVKGILRTLMLRRTKETKDKEGRPILVLPPTDIQLIECEQSESERDFYDALFLRSKVQFEQYIAQGKVLNHYANILDLLMQLRRCCNHPFLVMSGSDPAKYADLSRLARKFLNSHTESSDMCCESDTHQNAKLNKLASRFLQNSISSSHSIQSHGYIDEVLGHIQKGETVECSICLESPEDPVFTPCAHQFCRECLFNCWGTSMGGKCPICRQSLKKNDLIVLPSESPFKVDTENNLTESSKVSRLFDFLEHIQKYSDEKSIVFSQWTSFFDLLENPLRRRGIGFLRFDGKLTQKQREKVLKEFNNTKEKRVLLMSLKAGGVGLNLTAASNVFLMDPWWNPAVEEQAIMRIHRIGQKRRVTVRRFIVKNTVEDRLQQVQAKKQKMISGALTDDEVRTSRIQDLKMLFS